Proteins encoded in a region of the Pelmatolapia mariae isolate MD_Pm_ZW linkage group LG6, Pm_UMD_F_2, whole genome shotgun sequence genome:
- the LOC134628994 gene encoding mucin-2-like gives MFSYFIFLVASSVTFLCTHQVSSKDPNCTEYPVFTPPALIVKYGDPANVTCVVCQKDCSGVFFGLEHAVGKDTKNGTTIFWTVDRLTEWDTSLQCYHTNNVGDQCTSILNPTLYEPPESVSISFVNHTGMMTENQQYTLQCSVQNVAPVQSLTVTFYRGNTALGHLQSNHSEEKKPVNETFTLNITPSREDDGAQYWCKTKLELGPAGPQPPPVVKSETLNSTVYFTTTTRKPEPTTIKSTTRSTTRATTPQTTKSTTTTTKSTTSSATTTTVTTTAVIAQRSTKPTSSSNKILTHSFMCLMLLLSALI, from the exons atgttttcctattttatttttctggtcGCCTCCTCAGTTACTTTTCTGTGCACCCACCAAGTGTCCAGTAAAG ATCCTAACTGCACAGAGTATCCTGTGTTCACTCCACCTGCACTGATAGTGAAGTACGGTGACCCAGCCAATGTTACATGTGTTGTATGTCAGAAGGACTGCAGTGgagttttttttggtttggagCACGCTGTGGGAAAAGATACAAAAAATGGAACCACCATATTCTGGACGGTTGACAGACTGACTGAATGGGACACATCTCTACAGTGCTATCATACCAATAATGTTGGTGATCAGTGTACTAGCATTCTGAATCCAACTCTTTATG AGCCTCCAGAAAGTGTCTCCATCAGCTTTGTAAACCACACTGGGATGATGACTGAGAATCAGCAGTACACCCTGCAGTGTAGCGTACAGAACGTAGCTCCTGTTCAAAGCCTCACTGTGACCTtctacagaggaaacacagcactgGGTCACCTACAGTCCAACCACAGTGAAGAGAAGAAACCAGTGAATGAGACCTTCACTCTGAACATCACTCCCAGTAGAGAAGATGATGGAGCCCAGTACTGGTGTAAAACCAAGCTGGAGCTGGGACCAGCTGGACCACAGCCCCCTCCAGTGGTGAAATCAGAAACACTCAATTCTACAGTCT ATTTTACTACCACAACCAGAAAGCCAGAACCTACAACCATTAAATCAACAACAAGGTCAACCACAAGAGCCACAACACCCCAAACTACAAAGtcaacaactacaaccaccaaaTCAACTACAAGCTCAGCCACAACGACAACAGTGACCACGACAGCAGTAATTGCACAGAGAAGCACTAAACCAACGAGCAGCTCCAACAAAATATTAACTCACAGCTTCATGTGTTTAATGCTTCTGCTCTCTGCTCTCATCTGA